In Falco biarmicus isolate bFalBia1 chromosome 6, bFalBia1.pri, whole genome shotgun sequence, the following are encoded in one genomic region:
- the KLHL31 gene encoding kelch-like protein 31, whose product MAPKKKNVKKNKADINEMTIIVEDGPLSKLNGLNGLLDGGNGFSCISSEVSDPSYSPNLLEGLSRMRQENFLCDLTISTKTKSFSVHKVVMASCSDYFHSILQKDPSTQRVDLNDVSPLGLATVITYAYTGKLTLSLYTIGSIISTAIYLQIHTLVKMCCDFLIQEISVENCMYIANIAETYGLKKTKEAAHKFIRDNFIEFSETDQFLKLTFDQINELLADDDLQLPSEILAFQIAIKWLEFDQKRVKFAADLLSNIRFGTISAQDLVNYVQTVPRMMQDAECHKLLVDAMNYHLLPYHQNTLQSRRTRIRGGFRVLVTVGGRPALTEKSLSRDILYRDPESGWKKLSEMPAKSFNQCVTVMDGFLYVAGGEDQNDARNQAKHAVSNFCRYDPRFNTWIHLANMNQRRTHFSLNVFNGLLFAVGGRNSEGCLSSVECYVPATNQWQMKAPLEVPRCCHASALVDGRILVTGGYINNAYSRSVCMYDPSKDSWQDKSSLSTPRGWHCAVSLLERVYVMGGSQLGGRAERVDVLPVECYSPYTGQWNYVAPLQTGVSTAGASTLNGKIYLVGGWNEIEKKYKKCIQCYNPDLNEWTEEDELPEATVGISCCTISMPNTKTRESRASSVSSVPVSI is encoded by the exons ATGGCCCCTAAGAAGAAGAAtgtgaaaaagaacaaagcagatATCAATGAAATGACGATCATTGTGGAAGATGGCCCCCTCAGCAAACTAAATGGCTTGAATGGACTCTTAGATGGAGGAAATGGTTTCAGCTGCATCTCATCTGAAGTTTCTGACCCATCATATAGCCCAAATCTCTTGGAAGGTCTAAGCAGAATGAGAcaagaaaattttctttgtgaCTTGACTATCAGTACCAAAACCAAATCCTTCAGTGTTCATAAGGTGGTGATGGCTTCATGCAGTGACTACTTTCACAGTATCTTACAGAAAGATCCATCCACTCAAAGAGTAGACCTCAACGATGTATCCCCATTGGGTCTAGCTACTGTTATCACCTATGCTTACACTGGAAAACTTACTCTCTCACTTTATACAATAGGTAGTATTATTTCCACAGCAATTTATCTACAGATTCACACCCTTGTAAAGATGTGCTGTGATTTTCTAATCCAAGAAATCAGTGTTGAGAACTGTATGTACATTGCCAATATTGCAGAAACATACGgactaaaaaaaaccaaggaagcAGCACACAAATTTATTAGAGACAACTTCAttgaattttcagaaacagatcaGTTCTTGAAACTTACTTTTGATCAGATTAATGAACTTCTTGCAGATGATGACTTGCAGTTGCCTTCTGAAATTCTTGCATTCCAGATTGCAATAAAATGGCTGGAATTTGAccaaaaaagagtaaaatttgCTGCCGATCTCTTAAGTAACATCCGTTTTGGTACCATCTCAGCCCAAGACCTTGTCAATTATGTTCAAACTGTGCCAAGAATGATGCAAGATGCAGAATGCCATAAGCTCCTGGTGGATGCCATGAACTATCATTTGCTTCCCTATCACCAGAACACACTTCAGTCCAGAAGAACAAGAATCCGTGGAGGTTTCAGAGTCTTAGTCACTGTTGGGGGACGTCCTGCTCTAACCGAAAAGTCTCTTAGCAGAGACATCTTATACAGAGATCCTGAAAGCGGATGGAAGAAGCTGAGTGAAATGCCTGCTAAAAGTTTTAACCAGTGTGTCACGGTGATGGATGGATTTCTCTATGTCGCTGGTGGGGAAGACCAGAATGATGCCAGGAACCAAGCCAAGCATGCAGTCAGCAATTTCTGCAG aTATGATCCTCGTTTCAACACCTGGATTCACCTGGCAAACATGAATCAGCGGCGCACCCACTTTAGCCTGAATGTGTTCAATGGCCTGCTTTTTGCAGTGGGTGGTCGCAACTCTGAGGGGTGCCTCTCCTCGGTTGAATGCTATGTGCCTGCAACTAATCAGTGGCAGATGAAGGCACCCTTGGAGGTGCCCAGGTGCTGCCATGCCAGTGCGCTGGTGGACGGTCGGATCCTGGTGACAGGAGGTTACATCAATAACGCTTACTCTCGCTCAGTGTGCATGTATGACCCCAGCAAAGATAGCTGGCAGGATAAGTCCAGCCTCAGCACCCCAAGGGGGTGGCACTGTGCAGTGTCCCTCCTGGAGAGGGTCTATGTCATGGGTGGGTCTCAGCTGGGGGGGCGAGCCGAAAGGGTGGATGTTCTCCCCGTGGAGTGTTACAGTCCTTACACGGGGCAATGGAATTACGTGGCGCCACTTCAAACTGGAGTTAGTACGGCTGGTGCATCCACCCTTAATGGGAAAATTTACTTAGTGGGTGGCTGGaatgaaatagagaaaaaatacaagaagtGCATTCAGTGCTATAACCCGGATCTCAATGAATGGACAGAGGAAGATGAGCTGCCTGAGGCCACTGTGGGCATATCGTGTTGTACGATATCCATGCCCAACACCAAGACAAGGGAGTCCAGGGCCAGCTCAGTCTCTTCTGTCCCAGTCAGTATTTAA